One window from the genome of Osmerus eperlanus chromosome 1, fOsmEpe2.1, whole genome shotgun sequence encodes:
- the LOC134024370 gene encoding plexin-A2-like encodes MGVRSEKTRTSRGRGRAASPWSLTCFLLTLTSFLPPTATSPPLNSFLSERGEWSLNHLTVHQSTGALYVGAVNRIYKLSANLTLLVSHDTGPEYDNKACYPPLIVQPCSEPLASTDNVNKLLLIDYSQNRLLACGSLYQGVCKLLRLDDLFILVEPTHKKEHYLSSDTQTGAMYGVIVPSSQGQDGTLFIGTAVGGKQDYFPTISSRKLPRDPESSAMLDYELHTDFVSSLVKIPSDTLALVPRFDIYYVYGFSSGAFVYFLAVQPETPGDGTAGGSASPGDLFFTSRIVRLCKGDRKFHSYVSLPVGCVHRGEEYRLLQAAHLSKAGRVLARSLNVSAHDDVLFAVFSKGQKQYHDPPDDSALCVFTIRDINARIKERLQSCYHGEGNLELHWLLGKDVQCTKAPVPIDDHFCGLDINQPLGGSQLVSGLTVFTETRDRLTSVSSYTYNGYSVAFLGTRSGRLKKVRVDGPGGSAV; translated from the exons ATGGGGGTGCGCTCGGAAAAAACACGGACTTCCCGCGGCCGCGGGCGGGCCGCGTCGCCGTGGTCGCTGACCTGCTTCCTGCTGACCCTGACCTCCTTCCTCCCGCCGACGGCCACCTCGCCACCGCTCAACAGCTTCCTGTCGGAGCGGGGGGAGTGGTCGCTGAACCACCTGACCGTGCACCAGAGCACGGGGGCGCTGTACGTGGGCGCCGTCAACCGCATCTACAAGCTCTCTGCCAACCTCACCCTCCTGGTGTCTCACGACACGGGCCCCGAGTACGACAACAAGGCCTGCTACCCCCCTCTCATCGTCCAGCCCTGCTCCGAGCCCCTGGCCTCCACGGACAACGTCAACAAGCTGCTGCTCATCGACTACTCCCAGAACCGGCTGCTGGCGTGCGGTAGCCTGTACCAGGGCGTGTGCAAGCTGCTGAGGCTGGACGACCTGTTCATCCTGGTGGAGCCCACGCACAAGAAGGAGCACTACCTCTCCAGCGACACCCAGACGGGCGCCATGTACGGGGTGATCGTGCCCTCCTCCCAGGGCCAGGACGGGACCCTGTTCATCGGGACGGCCGTGGGGGGCAAGCAGGACTACTTCCCCACCATCTCCAGCCGCAAGCTCCCCCGCGACCCCGAGTCGTCGGCCATGCTGGACTACGAGCTGCACACGGACTTCGTGTCGTCGCTCGTCAAGATCCCGTCCGACACGCTGGCGCTCGTGCCGCGCTTCGACATCTACTACGTCTACGGCTTCTCCAGCGGCGCATTCGTCTACTTCCTCGCCGTGCAGCCCGAGACGCCCGGCGACGGCACGGCCGGCGGGTCGGCGTCCCCGGGCGACCTGTTCTTCACCTCGCGCATCGTGCGCCTCTGCAAGGGCGACCGGAAGTTCCACTCGTACGTGTCGCTTCCTGTGGGCTGCGTGCACCGGGGAGAGGAGTATCGCCTGCTGCAGGCCGCTCACCTCTCCAAGGCCGGACGCGTCCTCGCCCGCTCCCTCAACGTCAGCGCCCACGACGACGTCCTGTTTGCCGTCTTCTCCAAG GGGCAGAAACAGTACCATGACCCGCCGGACGACTCTGCCCTCTGTGTGTTCACCATCCGTGACATCAACGCACGCATCAAGGAGCGCCTGCAGTCCTGTTACCATGGCGAGGGCAACCTGGAGCTGCACTGGCTGCTGGGTAAAGACGTGCAGTGCACCAAGGCG CCCGTCCCCATCGACGACCACTTCTGTGGGCTGGACATCAACCAGCCGCTGGGCGGCTCCCAGCTGGTGTCCGGCCTGACCGTGTTCACCGAGACCAGGGACAGACTGACCTCGGTCTCCTCCTACACCTACAATGGATACAGCGTGGCCTTCCTGGGCACACGCAGTGGCCGACTGAAGAAG